A stretch of Rhodoferax potami DNA encodes these proteins:
- a CDS encoding nidogen-like domain-containing protein, translating to MFKNIIASAALAITCVATPAMAAAVHDANLFTSNTLAANDDSSTDLVDIGFSINFYGQSFNQLYVNNNGNVSFNTRLPTYTPFSLLSTSNAMLAPFFADVDTRNIASGLTQYGQATINGRQTFGVNWINVGYFDSKADKTNSFQLIVTDRSDTGAGNFDFQFNYDNISWETGSASGGTNGFGGSSARAGWSNGTTKSFELAGSAVNGALLNSGSNALTHNQLDSGVEGQYNFSVRNGAVIPAVPEPETYALLLAGLGLLGAVARRRKAQANA from the coding sequence ATGTTCAAAAACATCATTGCCAGTGCCGCACTGGCCATCACGTGCGTTGCCACGCCCGCCATGGCGGCGGCCGTGCACGACGCCAACCTTTTCACCAGCAATACGCTGGCCGCGAATGACGATAGCTCCACAGACTTGGTCGATATCGGGTTCAGCATCAATTTTTATGGCCAAAGCTTCAATCAGCTGTATGTGAACAACAACGGCAACGTCTCGTTCAATACCCGGTTGCCGACCTACACACCGTTCAGCCTGTTGAGCACCAGCAACGCAATGCTGGCGCCATTCTTTGCCGATGTGGATACACGCAACATCGCCAGCGGACTCACCCAATACGGCCAAGCCACTATCAATGGACGCCAGACGTTTGGCGTGAATTGGATCAACGTGGGCTACTTCGACTCCAAGGCCGACAAGACCAACTCCTTTCAACTGATCGTGACTGATCGCTCAGACACGGGCGCTGGTAACTTTGACTTTCAATTCAACTACGACAACATCAGCTGGGAAACCGGTAGCGCCAGCGGCGGCACCAATGGATTCGGCGGTTCATCTGCACGCGCGGGCTGGTCCAATGGGACCACCAAGTCTTTTGAACTTGCAGGCTCAGCCGTCAACGGAGCGCTGCTGAACTCCGGCAGCAACGCATTGACGCACAACCAACTCGACTCCGGTGTTGAAGGGCAATACAACTTCAGCGTGCGCAATGGCGCGGTGATTCCGGCAGTGCCAGAACCAGAAACCTACGCTCTGCTGCTCGCAGGTTTAGGCTTGTTGGGTGCTGTGGCACGCCGTCGCAAAGCGCAGGCCAACGCTTAA